The genomic interval AGCCAAGGAAAAACAGGCTTTTATTGAAGGTCGCATTAATATGCTTGATGACCGCTTAAGTCGTGCGGAAGTTATAGATGCTGCCAAGATCGCCGGTACGGATCGGGTGGTTTTCGGGGTGACTGTAACTCTTTCCGATGAAGAAACCGGTGATGAAATGTCCTACCAGATTGTTGGTGAGGATGAGGCGGATATTGATCAGGGGAAAATATCAATTTCCGCCCCCATCGCCCGGGCGCTGATCGGCAAAAAACTTGATGAGGAGGTTTTGGTTAAAACGCCGGGCGGCCTTAAAACCTTTGTGCTTATGGACATTAACGTAAAGTAGATTCTTGTCGTGCAATCGCAGGTACGTACACTTAAACTGGTCATTGCTTATGATGGCAGCCGTTATCATGGTTGGCAGATTCAGCCCAACGGGATAACAATCCAAGAGGAGCTGCAACATGCCCTGGCCGCGATGACGGGCGAAAATCTGACTGTTTTTGGCTCTGGGCGGACTGATGCCGGGGTGCATGCCTGGGGGCAGGTTGCCCATGTTGCCACAACCACATCCATTCCTGAACAGGGGTTGTGGCGTGGTCTGAATGCCCTTCTTCCTGACGATATCGTCATTCGCTCCCTTTCGTCGGTGTCCGCCGGCTTCCACGCCCGTAAATCAGCGACCGGGAAAACCTATTGCTACTGCATTGATAACCAGCCGCTGGCCAATCCCTTGAGCCGCTTCTATTCTTGGCATGTGAGAAAAACACTCGATATGGCCGCGATCCGCCAGGCAACCAGGCAGCTGCTGGGAACCCATGATTTCGCATCCTTCAAAGCTGCCGATGGTGAAACAGCTACCTCCGTCCGCACGATCAGCAGGGCAAGGGTCTGGCGCCGGAGTTCCTATCTCCTGATTATGATTCATGCCAATGGTTTCCTGAAAAATATGGTGCGCAACATCGTTGGTACCCTCTACGAAATAGGCCTGGGAAAACGAGGCGCCGAAGAGATGGCTGCCATTGTTGCCGCTGTCGACCGGCGCTCTGCCGGAATTACTGCTCCGGCCAAAGGCCTGGTGCTGCGCTCCGTTTCCTACTAGTACCATGGTGATTACTGCTTTTCTCCCTCCTTTTATTTCTTTCTGTACCAAGCCCAGCTAAAACCATGATCTATTTAGACAATATTATATTGTATCCAAGTGCTTAATGGTGGATTTTTGTTGATAATGGTGCTATATGCGTTTGCTCTATGAACGCCTGTAAAGGTTGGTTAATGTTTACATTATACAGAATAATCATGTTGCTTATGGTGGAGGATGAACGTGGTTCTAAAGAGGAGAGTTAAAAATTTCAGTGAGGATTTTGACCATCAGTTTAATGGTGCCCGGCTGTTTGATGCTGAAAAGTTTATCGATGATATTATTGCTGCCGGAGGTCCGGAAACCTATGCCAAAATGCAGGAAAGGCATGACTTTATCGGTGATGGCAATGCGGTTGTTGTTGAAGTGCTCAAACGCATTGTTACCGGCCTGGTCGGCTATCCCATAACCCCTTCGACTCCTATTGCCGAAGGCATGGCAAAGGCTTATGCCGATGGCTTCAGCAATGTGTTTGGTGAAAAAATTTTTTATTTCCAGCCCGAAAGTGAATTGGGTGCGATGGCCTTCCTGGAGGGTGCCGCCTCCCAGGGCGGCCGCTTTGCCGACAACACCTCATCTCAGGGCCTAACCTATAAAATCAAGAACATGTACTCGGTTGCCGGCAAAAGGCTGCCGGTTTTAATGACCGTGCAGACCAGGGAACTCAACAAGGGCAGCCTCAGCATTCATAATGGTCATGGAGATCTCTATGCGGCCCGGGGTGCCGGCTGGATTCAGTTGATGAGCTGCAACAATCAGGAGCTTCATCATTTGGTTCCTCTGACCTTTAAAGCCATAGAACAGCGCCAGGTCATGCTGCCGGCCATCGTCGCCGGTGAAGGTTTTCTTAAGAGCCATTCCATCGAGAACATCAAAACGGTCTCTGACGAATTTCTGAAACATTATCTTGGTGAGCCCAACCGCTTCTATCAACCGGATTTTGACCATCCGGTACTGATGGGCACGTTTACGGACATCGGTGTTACCATGCCGGTCCAGATGAAACAGGATCAGGCATTGCTTAACAGCAAAAAGTATATCCAGGCGGCCATGAATATCATGAATGTCATACTTGGCACTGACCTGCAGGTTGTAGAACGGTATCATGCGGATACGGCCGAGTATGTGGTGGTCTGTATGGGGTCCGTCGCAGAAACCATGAAGGAGGCAATCGACTACTATCGCAGCAAGGGGATTGCCGTCGGTCTCGTTCGGCCGGTACTTTTCTATCCTGTCTGCAGTGAAGAGATTGCCGCCGGGGTGCAGAATGCCCGGGTGATCAGCGTTTTGGAAAAGGTTGCCGAGGGTAATGAACAGTACCTGCTCAAAGATGTCAAAGAGGCGGTGTATCTTTTGAATGACCGGCAGGACTGCCACTGCCATCCCCGGATTACTGCCGGCACCTATGGTCTTGGCAATCAGGATATCAGCCTGGATGACTGCTGTGCAGTTATTGAAAATATGCTCAGTGATCACCCACAGACAAAGTTTAAATGTGGCATTCGCGGTCCCCAGACCCTGGCGCCGGTAGTGAAAGAGGATCTGGTGGAAAAAGAGGTTGGCGTCACCTTTATCGGCATCGGTGCCGAAGGGGTGAAAACGGCACAGGAGACCCTGGCTAAAATCATTGCCAAAAGCGGCAAGTATGTGCAGACCAGCGCCAAATACGGCGCCTCACGAAAAGGCGGCATGGTGGTGATGAATGCCCGGGTTTCGGACAGCCATATCCGCAACTGCTCCAATGTCACCAAGGTTGAAACCCTGTCCATTTTTAATGATAAATATCTCCAGGACAACTGCCTACTGCATTTTATCCTCGGGATTAAGAAGGGCGGCCATCTGATCATCAACACGGTAAAAGATTTTGATGAACTGTTGGCGAAAACAACCCCGGAGATTCAACAAAGCCTTGAAAAAGCCTCTTTCAATGTGGTGTTGCTGGATGCCACCAGTGCGGCGCTGGAGAAGTTGAAGCGCAACCTGCCGGGTACGCCGATTTTGGGGGTCATTAATAAAATCACCGGTCTGCTGCCGGAAAAGCAGTTTAAGGAGGCCTTTAAGGCTGAGTTGAGCGCCAAATTTGGTACCAAAAAACCGGAGATGATCGATGTCAACCTGGAACTTCTGGATGTTGCCTATAGCATCAGAAGCAGGACCGACAGCGGCCTGCCCAATGCCGGCGCAAGCAAGAAAAAAGTTGCCGCCAAGGAGGTTGGGGTTAAAGACCTGCCGGGCTTTTTTACGCCGCATG from Candidatus Anaeroferrophillus wilburensis carries:
- the truA gene encoding tRNA pseudouridine(38-40) synthase TruA; the encoded protein is MQSQVRTLKLVIAYDGSRYHGWQIQPNGITIQEELQHALAAMTGENLTVFGSGRTDAGVHAWGQVAHVATTTSIPEQGLWRGLNALLPDDIVIRSLSSVSAGFHARKSATGKTYCYCIDNQPLANPLSRFYSWHVRKTLDMAAIRQATRQLLGTHDFASFKAADGETATSVRTISRARVWRRSSYLLIMIHANGFLKNMVRNIVGTLYEIGLGKRGAEEMAAIVAAVDRRSAGITAPAKGLVLRSVSY
- the greA gene encoding transcription elongation factor GreA: MTAAGFKKVKDELRRLKTVARPEVIRDIEEARAHGDLSENAEYEAAKEKQAFIEGRINMLDDRLSRAEVIDAAKIAGTDRVVFGVTVTLSDEETGDEMSYQIVGEDEADIDQGKISISAPIARALIGKKLDEEVLVKTPGGLKTFVLMDINVK
- a CDS encoding 2-oxoacid:acceptor oxidoreductase family protein, whose protein sequence is MNVVLKRRVKNFSEDFDHQFNGARLFDAEKFIDDIIAAGGPETYAKMQERHDFIGDGNAVVVEVLKRIVTGLVGYPITPSTPIAEGMAKAYADGFSNVFGEKIFYFQPESELGAMAFLEGAASQGGRFADNTSSQGLTYKIKNMYSVAGKRLPVLMTVQTRELNKGSLSIHNGHGDLYAARGAGWIQLMSCNNQELHHLVPLTFKAIEQRQVMLPAIVAGEGFLKSHSIENIKTVSDEFLKHYLGEPNRFYQPDFDHPVLMGTFTDIGVTMPVQMKQDQALLNSKKYIQAAMNIMNVILGTDLQVVERYHADTAEYVVVCMGSVAETMKEAIDYYRSKGIAVGLVRPVLFYPVCSEEIAAGVQNARVISVLEKVAEGNEQYLLKDVKEAVYLLNDRQDCHCHPRITAGTYGLGNQDISLDDCCAVIENMLSDHPQTKFKCGIRGPQTLAPVVKEDLVEKEVGVTFIGIGAEGVKTAQETLAKIIAKSGKYVQTSAKYGASRKGGMVVMNARVSDSHIRNCSNVTKVETLSIFNDKYLQDNCLLHFILGIKKGGHLIINTVKDFDELLAKTTPEIQQSLEKASFNVVLLDATSAALEKLKRNLPGTPILGVINKITGLLPEKQFKEAFKAELSAKFGTKKPEMIDVNLELLDVAYSIRSRTDSGLPNAGASKKKVAAKEVGVKDLPGFFTPHVAGYTEDDEYATPIFPAVYGARYHEKFIADVLRPLQQGEDIPWDRFHNIVPARTSEYHNASLIGTALPVYEAGQCVTCGMCVTSCPDYALRVTVIYDDDYNALPAASQRLFKSVNLNRFTGYGDASFKDSYLNINVVPSYCKGCGACVAVCKAGALKMIDKALITPDAQKQFLDEGIYDLDQSAKVLPYVKESKPLQQLMLGYSGQKFLPGGHSLCPGCGEGVIENLVFTAAEMVRKKPKIIEETYQSIPELMKKHHGKGLQHMVDHGFHLYTINATGCAQVSCLGNPYNARIYQSGHYGFGTASAAALGSRISLFSAFRNFYLEKLTKVLVFGGDGAFYDIGNQGLNFALGENQDVTWIIYNNEAYMNTGFQKSGASRYGSNRTTSPYGLELQGKEDFHREIAMQATVIPGVYVARLSLANPAYALKILKEAIAYKGPSLIEFFSPCPTGQGLAQDDMSMAVSRMMMESRAWTVFVRKPYAKIDISGNPDAEELFPRPKKIKGQEVPPATFRDIVELMGQFVGDKKTIDTIVKVNERQNLFMWSVLQFRAGLREKVLDADEVATLIANR